One stretch of Prionailurus viverrinus isolate Anna chromosome C1, UM_Priviv_1.0, whole genome shotgun sequence DNA includes these proteins:
- the GPX7 gene encoding glutathione peroxidase 7, whose amino-acid sequence MVGALVLAWLLLSAAACAQREQDFYDFKAVNIRGKLVSLEKYRGSVSLVVNVASECGFTDQHYRALQQLQRDLGPHHFNVLAFPCNQFGQQEPDSNKEIESFARRTYGVSFPMFSKVAVTGTGAHPAFKYLIQTSGKEPTWNFWKYLVAPDGKVVGAWDPTVSVEEIRPQITALVRKLILKKREDL is encoded by the exons ATGGTGGGTGCACTGGTGTTGGCGTGGCTGCTCCTATCGGCCGCGGCCTGCGCGCAGCGGGAGCAGGACTTCTACGACTTCAAGGCGGTCAACATCCGGGGCAAGTTGGTGTCGCTGGAGAAGTACCGCGGTTCG gtgtccctggtagTGAACGTGGCTAGTGAGTGCGGCTTCACAGACCAGCACTACAGAGCCTTGCAGCAGCTGCAGCGGGACCTGGGGCCCCATCACTTCAATGTGCTTGCCTTCCCCTGCAACCAGTTTGGCCAGCAGGAGCCCGATAGCAACAAGGAGATCGAGAGCTTCGCCCGCCGCACCTATGGTGTCTCTTTCCCCATGTTTAGCAAGGTCGCAGTTACTGGCACTGGTGCCCACCCTGCCTTCAAGTACCTGATCC aGACTTCTGGGAAGGAGCCCACCTGGAACTTCTGGAAGTACCTAGTGGCCCCAGATGGAAAGGTAGTAGGGGCTTGGGACCCAACTGTGTCGGTGGAGGAAATCAGGCCCCAGATCACAGCACTCGTGAGGAAGCTCATCCTGAAGAAGCGAGAAGACTTATAA